In Synechococcus sp. KORDI-100, a single window of DNA contains:
- the gltX gene encoding glutamate--tRNA ligase, with product MVRVRLAPSPTGTLHIGTARTAVFNWLFARHQKGAFLLRIEDTDKERSKPEFTQNILEGLQWLGIDWDEEPVIQSERLQQHQAAIRGLLKSGLAYRCYASEEELEAMRSSQKAANQAPRYDNRHRHLSPEQEAAFQAEGRQAVVRFRIADDADIRWNDLVRGPMSWRGADLGGDMVIARRAPADQIGDPLYNLVVVVDDAAMAISHVIRGEDHIANTAKQLLLYDALGLPTPQFAHAPLILNGEGRKLSKRDGVTSINDFRAMGYTAAAIANYMTLLGWSVPEGMNERFSLGEAAEVFSFDRVNKAGARFDWDKLNWLNGQVLHDLTPEQLLQDLLPLWLANDWTPPDLDGWTLELCALLGPSLTLLKDGVEQARPFFELPPLEDDGVKQLDLEGARPAIHALAETLETAAWDGVDRDRAQQLLGDSAKAAGVKKGMIMKSLRAALLGRMQGPDLLTTWGLLARIGEDLPRLRRCLNGR from the coding sequence ATGGTGCGTGTTCGTCTGGCCCCAAGCCCTACGGGTACGTTGCACATCGGCACAGCGCGAACAGCGGTGTTCAATTGGCTCTTCGCCCGCCATCAGAAGGGCGCTTTTCTACTGCGCATCGAGGACACGGACAAAGAGCGGTCCAAGCCGGAATTCACCCAGAACATCCTCGAAGGACTGCAATGGCTGGGCATCGACTGGGACGAAGAACCCGTCATTCAGAGCGAGCGTCTCCAGCAGCATCAAGCCGCCATTCGGGGTCTCTTGAAGAGCGGCCTGGCCTACCGCTGTTACGCCAGCGAAGAGGAGCTCGAGGCGATGCGGAGCAGCCAGAAGGCCGCCAACCAGGCGCCCCGTTACGACAATCGTCACAGGCATCTCAGCCCTGAGCAGGAAGCGGCCTTTCAGGCGGAAGGTCGCCAGGCCGTGGTTCGCTTCCGCATCGCAGACGATGCCGACATCCGGTGGAATGACCTGGTCCGTGGTCCGATGAGCTGGCGCGGTGCCGACCTCGGTGGCGACATGGTGATTGCACGACGGGCCCCGGCGGATCAAATCGGCGACCCGCTCTACAACCTGGTCGTCGTCGTCGACGATGCCGCCATGGCGATCAGCCATGTGATCCGAGGCGAAGATCACATCGCCAACACAGCGAAACAACTTCTGCTGTACGACGCGCTTGGCCTGCCGACGCCTCAGTTCGCCCATGCGCCCTTGATCCTCAACGGCGAGGGCCGAAAGCTGTCAAAACGCGATGGGGTCACCTCCATCAATGACTTCCGCGCCATGGGGTACACCGCGGCAGCGATTGCCAACTACATGACGCTGCTGGGCTGGTCTGTGCCTGAGGGCATGAACGAACGCTTCAGCCTCGGCGAGGCCGCCGAGGTGTTCAGCTTCGATCGCGTCAACAAGGCCGGTGCCCGCTTTGACTGGGACAAGCTCAATTGGCTCAACGGTCAGGTTCTCCACGACCTGACGCCGGAGCAACTGCTTCAGGACCTTCTGCCGCTCTGGCTGGCCAATGACTGGACCCCACCGGACCTGGACGGGTGGACCCTTGAGCTTTGCGCCTTACTGGGCCCATCGCTCACGCTTCTGAAGGACGGCGTCGAACAGGCGCGTCCCTTTTTCGAGCTGCCGCCGCTTGAGGATGACGGCGTCAAGCAACTGGATCTCGAAGGAGCCAGACCAGCCATTCACGCCCTTGCAGAAACGCTCGAAACAGCCGCCTGGGATGGCGTGGACAGGGACCGTGCCCAGCAGCTTCTGGGCGATTCCGCAAAGGCTGCGGGCGTGAAGAAAGGGATGATCATGAAATCCCTGCGGGCTGCTCTGCTCGGTCGGATGCAGGGCCCCGACCTGCTCACGACCTGGGGCTTACTGGCTCGGATCGGGGAGGACCTGCCCAGGCTGCGTCGCTGTCTCAACGGACGCTGA
- a CDS encoding hyperconserved protein Hcp, producing MELDLQPGDVVKVLESAALGWVRARVIRVKSGGRVVVQSDQGREFTARGNQVRLIEPAGFRP from the coding sequence ATGGAGTTGGATCTACAACCTGGTGATGTTGTGAAGGTGCTGGAGTCAGCCGCTCTCGGCTGGGTCCGCGCCCGCGTCATCCGTGTCAAGTCAGGTGGTCGTGTGGTCGTGCAAAGCGATCAAGGTCGGGAATTTACCGCCCGGGGCAATCAGGTTCGCCTGATCGAGCCTGCCGGGTTCCGTCCCTGA
- the rplS gene encoding 50S ribosomal protein L19, with product MAADPTDTTVTTDTPEETTEATAVATATPSPKKLSAEELIKGFEAEQLKSELPEIYVGDTVRVGVRISEGNKERVQPYEGVVISKRHGGLNETITVRRIFQGIGVERVFMLHSPQVASIKVERRGKVRRAKLFYLRERVGKATRVKQRFDR from the coding sequence ATGGCAGCCGACCCCACGGACACGACGGTGACGACAGACACCCCAGAGGAGACAACGGAAGCCACAGCGGTTGCGACGGCAACGCCCTCGCCGAAGAAGCTGTCTGCCGAAGAGCTGATCAAAGGATTTGAAGCGGAGCAGCTCAAGAGCGAACTGCCTGAGATCTACGTGGGAGACACCGTTCGGGTGGGCGTTCGCATCAGTGAAGGAAACAAAGAGCGGGTTCAGCCCTACGAAGGTGTGGTGATCTCGAAACGCCACGGAGGGCTGAACGAGACCATCACCGTGCGCCGCATCTTCCAGGGCATCGGCGTGGAGCGGGTGTTCATGCTTCACAGCCCCCAGGTGGCATCGATCAAAGTTGAACGGCGCGGTAAAGTACGTAGGGCGAAGCTTTTTTATCTGCGGGAACGGGTGGGCAAGGCCACCCGCGTGAAGCAGCGCTTCGATCGCTGA